A stretch of Sphingomonas sp. JUb134 DNA encodes these proteins:
- a CDS encoding L,D-transpeptidase family protein has protein sequence MRFARSLFLATALAGTVLAAAPVLAAPPQPKVVSVMETGGVLQPGEYLWAPEGVPPGKLAIVVDLRRERLYVYRGGVEIGRTLIIYGADHKPTPTGSFPILEKDRDHVSNLYNAPMPYMLRLTWGGVAIHGSGEDVDSRYATHGCIGVPDEFAALLYAQARKGDTVLVTRDWMPEVYGAEGVQVASAD, from the coding sequence ATGCGTTTCGCCCGTTCCCTTTTCCTTGCAACTGCGCTCGCGGGCACGGTGCTCGCGGCCGCGCCGGTTCTAGCTGCGCCACCGCAGCCGAAGGTGGTGAGCGTGATGGAGACCGGCGGCGTGCTGCAACCCGGCGAGTATCTCTGGGCGCCGGAAGGCGTGCCGCCGGGCAAGCTCGCCATCGTGGTCGATCTCCGGCGCGAGCGGCTCTACGTCTATCGCGGCGGCGTGGAAATCGGGCGGACGCTGATCATCTATGGTGCGGACCACAAGCCGACGCCGACGGGGAGCTTCCCGATCCTGGAAAAGGATCGCGACCATGTCTCGAACCTCTACAATGCGCCGATGCCGTACATGCTGCGGCTCACCTGGGGCGGGGTCGCGATCCACGGGTCGGGCGAAGACGTCGACAGCCGCTACGCGACCCACGGCTGCATCGGCGTCCCCGACGAGTTCGCAGCGCTGCTCTATGCGCAGGCCAGGAAGGGCGACACCGTCCTAGTGACGCGCGACTGGATGCCGGAGGTGTATGGTGCCGAAGGGGTGCAGGTGGCCTCCGCAGACTAG
- the rplJ gene encoding 50S ribosomal protein L10, whose product MDRAQKSELVSELNRTFNEVGVVVITRNLGMTVAQSTALRTKMREAGASYKVAKNRLAKIAAEGTDYSVIADLLTGPTALATSADPVAAARVVNDFAKTTDKLEIVGGAMGGQLLDAEGIKALAGLPSLDELRAKIVGLIVAPATKLATITQAPAAQIARVLAAHADKEQEAA is encoded by the coding sequence ATGGATCGCGCTCAAAAGAGTGAGCTGGTATCCGAGCTGAACCGCACCTTCAACGAGGTCGGCGTGGTGGTCATCACCCGCAACCTCGGGATGACCGTCGCCCAGTCGACGGCACTCCGTACGAAGATGCGTGAAGCCGGCGCCAGCTACAAGGTCGCGAAGAACCGCCTTGCCAAGATCGCAGCGGAAGGCACCGACTATTCGGTCATCGCCGACCTGCTGACCGGGCCGACCGCGCTTGCGACGTCTGCCGATCCCGTGGCTGCTGCCCGGGTCGTCAACGACTTCGCCAAGACCACGGACAAGCTCGAGATCGTCGGCGGGGCGATGGGCGGCCAGCTTCTCGACGCGGAAGGTATCAAGGCACTTGCCGGCCTGCCGTCGCTCGACGAGCTGCGCGCAAAGATCGTGGGGCTCATCGTGGCACCTGCGACCAAGCTCGCGACCATCACCCAGGCACCGGCGGCGCAGATCGCTCGCGTGCTTGCGGCGCATGCGGACAAGGAACAGGAGGCCGCCTGA
- the rplL gene encoding 50S ribosomal protein L7/L12 — protein sequence MADLNAIVDQLSELTVLEAAELSKLLEEKWGVSAAAAVAAAPAAGGAAGGAAAVEEKTEFDVILTGDGGKKINVIKEVRAITGLGLTEAKALVEGAPKPVKEGIAKDEADKIKAQLEGAGATVEVK from the coding sequence ATGGCTGACCTGAACGCGATCGTCGACCAGCTGAGCGAACTGACTGTCCTCGAGGCCGCTGAGCTCTCGAAGCTGCTCGAAGAGAAGTGGGGCGTTTCGGCCGCTGCTGCGGTTGCGGCTGCTCCGGCTGCTGGCGGCGCTGCTGGCGGCGCTGCTGCTGTCGAAGAGAAGACCGAGTTCGACGTGATCCTCACCGGCGACGGTGGCAAGAAGATCAACGTCATCAAGGAAGTCCGCGCGATCACCGGCCTGGGCCTGACCGAAGCGAAGGCTCTCGTCGAGGGCGCGCCGAAGCCGGTCAAGGAAGGCATCGCCAAGGACGAAGCCGACAAGATCAAGGCGCAGCTGGAAGGCGCCGGCGCGACCGTCGAGGTCAAGTAA
- the rpoB gene encoding DNA-directed RNA polymerase subunit beta, whose protein sequence is MATKAIENGTAKRRIRKVFGDIHEVVQMPNLIEVQRESYEQFLRSDPSTGYVSGLEKTLRSVFPIRDFAGTAELDFVTYELEDPKFDVEECRQRGITYAAPMRVTLRLIVFEVDPDTEARSVLDIKEQDVYMGDMPLMTENGTFFINGTERVIVSQMHRSPGVLFDHDRGKTHASGKYLFAARVIPYRGSWLDFEFDAKDIVNVRIDRKRKLPVTSLLYALGLNSEEILNHFYNTVTFVRGQGGWQIPYAAENWRGQKPAFDIVDAKSGEVIFPAGQKISPRAANKAGKDGLTDLLIPTEEIYGRYSAYDLIDETTGRIYIEAGDEVSAENLELLDKAGIDRIELLDIDHVTTGPWIRNTLKADKAEEREQALSDIYRVMRPGEPPTLETAESLFGGLFFDPERYDLSAVGRVKLNMRLDLDAEDTVTTLRTEDILAVVKTLVDLKDGKGEVDDIDNLGNRRVRSVGELLENQYRVGLLRMERAVKERMSSVDVSTVMPNDLINAKPAVAAVREFFGSSQLSQFMDQTNPLSEVTHKRRVSALGPGGLTRERAGFEVRDVHPTHYGRICPIETPEGPNIGLINSLASFSRVNKYGFIETPYRKVIDGKVSDEVVYLSAMEEQKHTVAQANAELDAEGRFVEDLISARQAGEFLMAMRDQITLMDVSPKQLVSVAASLIPFLENDDANRALMGSNMQRQAVPLVQAEAPFVGTGMEETVARDSGAAISAKRAGVVDQVDATRIVIRATGDVDANESGVDIYTLMKFQRSNQSTCINQRPLVKVGDVVKAGDVLADGPSTEFGELALGRNALVAFMPWNGYNYEDSILISERIVKDDVFTSIHIDEFEVMARDTKLGPEDITRDIPNVGEEALRNLDEAGIVYVGAEVEPGDILVGKITPKGESPMTPEEKLLRAIFGEKASDVRDTSLRLPPGVAGTIVDVRVFNRHGIDKDERAMAIEREEIERLKKDSDDERTILNRATWSRLREMLLDQTAAAAPKGVKKGVVIDSDVLDSVDRHEWWKFAVADDTVQSNLEAVKAQYDEAARKIREKFEDRREKLERGDELPPGVLKMVKVFVAVKRKLQPGDKMAGRHGNKGVISRILPQEDMPFLEDGTPVDLVLNPLGVPSRMNVGQIFETHLGMAARGLGRQVTEALEQWREANPNPSIGAMPDAVKDRLKTIYGEQYHAEIDARDGEEIVELAQNLKNGVPMATPVFDGAREADVSRMLEMAGLDPSGQVTLYDGRTGDAFDRKVTVGYIYMLKLHHLVDDKIHARSIGPYSLVTQQPLGGKAQFGGQRFGEMEVWALQAYGAAYTLQEMLTVKSDDVVGRTKVYEAIVKGDDTFEAGIPESFNVLVKEMRSLGLNVELKALEEDDGLAEAAE, encoded by the coding sequence ATGGCGACCAAGGCAATCGAGAACGGCACCGCGAAGCGCCGTATCCGCAAGGTGTTCGGCGACATCCACGAAGTGGTGCAGATGCCGAACCTGATCGAGGTTCAGCGCGAATCCTACGAACAGTTCCTGCGGAGCGATCCGTCGACGGGCTATGTCTCGGGCCTCGAGAAGACGCTGCGCAGCGTGTTCCCGATCCGCGACTTCGCCGGCACTGCCGAGCTCGACTTCGTGACCTACGAACTCGAGGATCCCAAGTTCGACGTCGAAGAGTGCCGCCAGCGCGGCATCACCTATGCGGCGCCGATGCGCGTGACGCTTCGCCTCATCGTGTTCGAGGTCGATCCCGATACGGAAGCTCGCTCGGTCCTCGATATCAAGGAGCAGGACGTTTACATGGGCGACATGCCGCTCATGACCGAGAACGGCACCTTCTTCATCAACGGCACCGAGCGCGTCATCGTCTCGCAGATGCACCGTTCGCCGGGCGTCCTGTTCGACCATGATCGTGGCAAGACCCACGCGTCGGGCAAGTATCTGTTCGCGGCGCGCGTGATCCCGTATCGCGGCTCGTGGCTCGACTTCGAATTCGACGCCAAGGACATCGTCAACGTCCGCATCGACCGTAAGCGCAAGCTGCCGGTGACGTCGCTGCTGTACGCGCTCGGCCTGAACTCGGAAGAGATCCTCAACCACTTCTACAACACCGTCACCTTCGTGCGCGGTCAGGGTGGCTGGCAGATCCCGTACGCGGCCGAGAACTGGCGCGGCCAGAAGCCGGCGTTCGACATCGTCGACGCGAAGTCTGGCGAGGTCATCTTCCCGGCCGGCCAGAAGATCAGCCCGCGTGCGGCCAACAAGGCCGGCAAGGACGGCCTGACCGACCTGCTGATCCCGACCGAAGAGATCTACGGCCGCTACAGCGCCTATGACCTGATCGACGAGACGACGGGCCGCATCTACATCGAGGCGGGCGACGAAGTGTCGGCCGAGAACCTCGAGCTGCTGGACAAGGCCGGCATCGATCGCATCGAGCTGCTCGACATCGATCACGTGACCACCGGCCCTTGGATCCGCAACACGCTGAAGGCCGACAAGGCCGAGGAGCGCGAGCAGGCGCTGTCCGACATCTATCGCGTCATGCGCCCGGGCGAGCCGCCGACGCTGGAAACCGCGGAGTCGCTGTTCGGCGGCCTGTTCTTCGATCCCGAGCGCTATGACCTCTCGGCCGTCGGCCGCGTGAAGCTCAACATGCGCCTGGACCTCGACGCCGAGGACACGGTCACGACGCTGCGCACCGAGGACATCCTCGCGGTCGTGAAGACCTTGGTCGACCTGAAGGACGGCAAGGGCGAAGTCGACGACATCGACAACCTGGGCAACCGTCGCGTGCGTTCGGTGGGCGAGCTGCTGGAGAACCAGTATCGCGTCGGCCTGCTGCGCATGGAGCGTGCGGTCAAGGAGCGTATGTCGTCGGTCGACGTCTCGACCGTGATGCCGAACGACCTGATCAACGCGAAGCCCGCGGTCGCCGCGGTGCGCGAGTTCTTCGGTTCGTCGCAGCTGTCGCAGTTCATGGACCAGACCAACCCGCTGTCCGAAGTGACGCACAAGCGTCGCGTCTCGGCGCTCGGGCCGGGCGGCCTGACGCGTGAGCGTGCGGGCTTCGAAGTCCGCGACGTTCACCCGACCCACTATGGCCGTATCTGCCCGATCGAAACGCCGGAAGGCCCGAACATCGGCCTGATCAACTCGCTGGCGTCGTTCTCGCGCGTCAACAAGTACGGCTTCATCGAGACGCCGTACCGCAAGGTCATCGACGGCAAGGTCAGCGACGAGGTCGTCTACCTGTCGGCGATGGAAGAGCAGAAGCACACCGTCGCGCAGGCGAACGCCGAGCTCGATGCCGAGGGTCGCTTCGTCGAGGACCTGATCTCCGCGCGTCAGGCAGGCGAGTTCCTGATGGCGATGCGCGATCAGATCACCCTGATGGACGTCAGCCCCAAGCAGCTGGTGTCGGTCGCGGCCTCGCTCATTCCGTTCCTGGAGAACGATGACGCGAACCGCGCGCTGATGGGCTCGAACATGCAGCGCCAGGCGGTGCCGCTGGTCCAGGCCGAGGCTCCGTTCGTGGGCACCGGCATGGAAGAGACCGTTGCCCGGGATTCCGGCGCCGCGATCTCGGCCAAGCGTGCCGGCGTGGTCGACCAGGTCGACGCGACCCGCATCGTGATCCGTGCAACCGGCGATGTCGATGCGAACGAAAGCGGCGTGGACATCTACACGCTGATGAAGTTCCAGCGCTCGAACCAGTCAACCTGCATCAACCAGCGCCCGCTGGTGAAGGTGGGCGACGTGGTGAAGGCGGGCGACGTGCTGGCCGACGGTCCGTCGACCGAGTTCGGCGAGCTGGCGCTGGGCCGCAACGCCCTCGTCGCGTTCATGCCCTGGAACGGCTATAACTACGAGGACTCGATCCTCATCTCCGAGCGGATCGTGAAGGACGACGTGTTCACGTCGATCCACATCGACGAGTTCGAGGTGATGGCGCGCGACACCAAGCTCGGGCCGGAGGACATCACTCGCGATATCCCGAACGTCGGCGAGGAAGCGCTGCGCAACCTCGACGAGGCGGGCATCGTGTACGTGGGTGCCGAGGTCGAGCCGGGCGACATCCTGGTCGGCAAGATCACGCCGAAGGGCGAAAGCCCGATGACACCGGAGGAAAAGCTCCTGCGCGCCATCTTCGGTGAAAAGGCCTCCGACGTCCGCGACACCTCGCTGCGTCTGCCGCCGGGTGTTGCCGGCACGATCGTCGACGTCCGCGTCTTCAATCGTCACGGCATCGACAAGGACGAGCGCGCGATGGCGATCGAGCGCGAGGAGATCGAGCGCCTGAAGAAGGACTCGGACGACGAGCGCACGATCCTCAACCGGGCGACCTGGAGCCGCCTGCGCGAGATGCTGCTCGACCAGACCGCCGCCGCGGCGCCCAAGGGCGTCAAGAAGGGCGTCGTGATCGACAGCGACGTGCTCGACAGCGTCGACCGCCACGAATGGTGGAAGTTCGCGGTCGCCGACGACACGGTCCAGTCGAACCTGGAAGCCGTGAAGGCGCAGTACGACGAGGCTGCCCGCAAGATCCGCGAGAAGTTCGAGGATCGCCGCGAGAAGCTGGAGCGTGGCGACGAGCTGCCGCCGGGCGTGCTCAAGATGGTCAAGGTCTTCGTCGCGGTGAAGCGCAAGCTGCAGCCGGGCGACAAGATGGCCGGCCGTCACGGCAACAAGGGCGTCATCAGCCGCATCCTGCCGCAGGAGGACATGCCGTTCCTGGAAGACGGCACTCCCGTCGACCTGGTGCTCAACCCGCTGGGCGTGCCGTCGCGCATGAACGTCGGGCAGATCTTCGAGACCCACCTGGGCATGGCCGCGCGCGGTCTTGGCCGGCAGGTCACCGAAGCGCTGGAGCAGTGGCGTGAGGCCAATCCGAACCCGTCGATCGGCGCCATGCCGGACGCGGTCAAGGATCGCCTCAAGACCATCTACGGCGAGCAGTACCATGCGGAGATCGACGCCCGTGACGGCGAGGAGATCGTCGAGCTGGCGCAGAACCTGAAGAACGGCGTGCCGATGGCGACGCCGGTGTTCGACGGCGCCCGCGAAGCGGACGTGTCGCGGATGCTGGAGATGGCAGGGCTCGATCCGTCGGGTCAGGTGACGCTCTACGACGGGCGCACCGGCGACGCGTTCGACCGCAAGGTGACCGTGGGCTACATCTACATGCTGAAGCTCCACCACCTGGTCGACGACAAGATCCACGCGCGTTCCATCGGGCCGTACAGCCTCGTCACCCAGCAGCCGCTGGGCGGTAAGGCGCAGTTCGGCGGTCAGCGCTTCGGCGAAATGGAGGTCTGGGCACTGCAGGCGTATGGCGCGGCCTATACCCTGCAGGAGATGCTGACGGTGAAGTCGGACGACGTGGTCGGCCGCACCAAGGTCTACGAAGCGATCGTCAAGGGCGACGACACCTTCGAGGCCGGCATCCCGGAGAGCTTCAACGTGCTCGTCAAGGAAATGCGTTCGCTGGGCCTCAACGTCGAGCTCAAGGCACTCGAGGAAGACGACGGTCTGGCCGAGGCGGCGGAATAA
- the rpoC gene encoding DNA-directed RNA polymerase subunit beta' codes for MNELTNFANPVQKPETFDQIQIGIASPERIRSWSFGEIKKPETINYRTFKPERDGLFCARIFGPIKDYECLCGKYKRMKYKGIVCEKCGVEVTVSKVRRERMGHIELAAPVAHIWFLKSLPSRIGLLLDMQLKQLERVLYFESYIVIEPGLTSLEKYQLLTEDELLEAQDQFGEDAFSAGIGAEAVKTMLMELDLEGERKELLEELAVTKSELKPKKIIKRLKVVESFIDSGNRPEWMILDVVPVIPPELRPLVPLDGGRFATSDLNDLYRRVINRNNRLKRLMELRAPDIIVRNEKRMLQEAVDALFDNGRRGRTITGANKRPLKSLSDMLKGKQGRFRQNLLGKRVDYSGRSVIVTGPELKLHQCGLPKKMALELFKPFIYARLDAKGLSMTLKQAKKWVEKERKEVWDILDEVIREHPVMLNRAPTLHRLGIQAFEPVLIEGKAIQLHPLVCSAFNADFDGDQMAVHVPLSLEAQLEARVLMMSTNNILSPANGKPIIVPSQDMVLGLYYISMEKQNEPGEGMMLSDMAEVHQALHAGAVTLHTKIISRVPQTDEDGNTYMKRVETTPGRMLLGETLPKSHKVPFETVNRLLTKKDVGDVIDEVYRHTGQKETVLFADAIMALGFRNAFKAGISFGKDDMIIPAAKEGMVDETRALVKDYEQQYQDGLITQQEKYNKVIDAWSRCGDQVAAAMMDEIRAVKHEDNGREKPVNAIYMMAHSGARGSAAQIKQLAGMRGLMAKPSGEIIETPIISNFKEGLTVLEYFNSTHGARKGLADTALKTANSGYLTRRLVDVSQDCVIMEEDCGTERALEMKAIVQGGSTIASLGERILGRTTAEDVIDTKTGEVVIPSGTLLDEAMITQIEALNVPGMKIRSPLVCEAKIGVCGKCYGRDLARGTPVNIGEAVGVIAAQSIGEPGTQLTMRTFHIGGAAQLNEQSNLEAPVDGKVEYRDLRVIMDQRGRRVVLSRSGEMAIVDMDGRELSVDRIPYGAYVLCDDGHIISAGDRMAEWDPFTMPVITENPGTVKYQDLIDGKTLTEQADEATGITQRVVTEYRGKSKEDLRPRLTLLDENSGEAGRYMLAPGATLSVEDGAQVQGGDVLARVSREAAKTRDITGGLPRVAELFEARKPKENAIIAKVSGRVVFGKDYKAKRKIGIQPEDGGEVVEYLVPKSKVIDVQEGDYVKRGDNLIGGSPDPHDILEVLGIEPLAEYLVSEIQEVYRLQGVKINDKHIEVIVRQMLQKVEITDGGDTTLLAGEQLDRDEMDEANAKLAPGQQPAQGKPILLGITKASLQTRSFISAASFQETTRVLTEASVQGKIDSLNGLKENVIVGRLIPAGTGAGMNRLRVAATSRDVALRAQQRALQAALIAPNSAEEEHEAEHARSVRDDQGTSDALASVTPSGHGTDEDAGEYLND; via the coding sequence ATGAACGAACTGACCAACTTCGCGAATCCGGTCCAGAAGCCGGAGACCTTCGACCAGATCCAGATCGGCATCGCCTCCCCCGAGCGCATCCGTTCCTGGTCGTTCGGCGAGATCAAGAAGCCCGAGACGATCAACTATCGCACGTTCAAGCCCGAGCGTGACGGCCTGTTCTGCGCGCGCATCTTCGGTCCGATCAAGGACTACGAATGCCTGTGCGGCAAGTACAAGCGCATGAAGTACAAGGGCATCGTCTGCGAGAAGTGCGGCGTCGAGGTGACCGTCTCGAAGGTCCGCCGCGAGCGCATGGGCCACATCGAGCTGGCCGCACCGGTCGCGCACATCTGGTTCCTGAAGTCGCTGCCGTCGCGCATCGGCCTGCTGCTCGACATGCAGCTCAAGCAGCTCGAGCGCGTGCTCTACTTCGAGAGCTACATCGTGATCGAGCCGGGCCTCACCAGCCTGGAGAAGTATCAGCTCCTCACCGAGGACGAGCTGCTCGAGGCGCAGGACCAGTTCGGCGAGGACGCCTTCTCCGCCGGCATCGGCGCCGAAGCGGTCAAGACGATGCTGATGGAGCTCGACCTCGAAGGTGAGCGCAAGGAGCTTCTCGAAGAGCTCGCCGTCACCAAGTCCGAGCTGAAGCCCAAGAAGATCATCAAGCGCCTGAAGGTCGTCGAGAGCTTCATCGACTCGGGCAACCGCCCCGAGTGGATGATCCTGGACGTCGTTCCGGTCATTCCGCCCGAGCTGCGCCCGCTGGTGCCGCTGGACGGTGGCCGCTTCGCGACCTCGGATCTCAACGATCTGTATCGCCGCGTGATCAACCGTAACAACCGCCTCAAGCGGCTGATGGAGCTGCGTGCGCCGGACATCATCGTCCGCAACGAAAAGCGCATGCTGCAGGAAGCCGTCGATGCGCTGTTCGACAACGGCCGCCGCGGTCGCACGATCACGGGTGCCAACAAGCGTCCGCTCAAGTCGCTGTCCGACATGCTCAAGGGCAAGCAGGGCCGTTTCCGCCAGAACCTGCTCGGCAAGCGCGTCGACTATTCGGGTCGTTCGGTCATCGTGACCGGCCCGGAGCTCAAGCTGCACCAGTGCGGCCTGCCCAAGAAGATGGCGCTCGAGTTGTTCAAGCCATTCATCTACGCGCGCCTCGATGCCAAGGGTCTGTCCATGACCCTGAAGCAGGCCAAGAAGTGGGTCGAGAAGGAGCGCAAGGAAGTCTGGGACATCCTGGACGAGGTGATCCGCGAGCACCCCGTGATGCTCAACCGCGCACCGACGCTCCACCGTCTCGGCATTCAGGCGTTCGAGCCGGTGCTGATCGAGGGCAAGGCGATCCAGCTTCACCCGCTGGTCTGCTCGGCGTTCAACGCCGACTTCGACGGTGACCAGATGGCCGTGCACGTTCCCCTGAGCCTCGAGGCTCAGCTGGAAGCGCGCGTCCTGATGATGTCGACCAACAACATCCTGAGCCCTGCAAACGGCAAGCCGATCATCGTGCCGTCGCAGGACATGGTCCTGGGCCTCTACTACATCTCCATGGAGAAGCAGAACGAGCCCGGCGAAGGCATGATGCTGTCGGACATGGCGGAGGTGCACCAGGCACTGCATGCCGGCGCCGTCACGCTGCACACCAAGATCATCAGCCGCGTTCCGCAGACGGACGAGGACGGCAACACCTACATGAAGCGCGTCGAGACGACGCCGGGCCGCATGCTGCTCGGCGAGACGCTGCCGAAGAGCCACAAGGTGCCGTTCGAGACCGTCAACCGCCTTCTCACCAAGAAGGACGTGGGCGACGTGATCGACGAGGTCTATCGCCACACCGGCCAGAAGGAGACGGTGCTGTTCGCCGACGCCATCATGGCGCTGGGCTTCCGCAATGCGTTCAAGGCCGGCATCTCCTTCGGCAAGGATGACATGATCATCCCGGCCGCCAAGGAAGGCATGGTCGACGAGACCCGCGCGCTCGTGAAGGACTATGAGCAGCAGTATCAGGACGGCCTGATCACGCAGCAGGAGAAGTACAACAAGGTGATCGACGCCTGGAGCCGTTGCGGCGACCAGGTGGCGGCAGCCATGATGGACGAGATCCGTGCGGTGAAGCACGAAGACAATGGTCGCGAGAAGCCGGTCAACGCCATCTACATGATGGCGCACTCGGGTGCTCGTGGTTCGGCAGCGCAGATCAAGCAGCTGGCGGGCATGCGCGGCCTGATGGCCAAGCCGTCGGGCGAGATCATCGAGACGCCGATTATCTCGAACTTCAAGGAAGGCCTGACCGTCCTTGAGTACTTCAACTCGACCCACGGCGCCCGCAAGGGCCTCGCGGATACCGCGCTGAAGACCGCGAACTCGGGTTACCTGACCCGCCGCCTCGTCGATGTGTCGCAGGATTGCGTCATCATGGAAGAGGACTGCGGTACCGAGCGTGCGCTCGAGATGAAGGCAATCGTCCAGGGCGGTTCGACCATCGCGTCGCTCGGCGAGCGCATCCTGGGCCGCACCACGGCCGAGGACGTGATCGACACCAAGACCGGCGAGGTCGTCATCCCTTCGGGCACGCTGCTCGACGAGGCGATGATCACGCAGATCGAGGCGCTGAACGTACCGGGCATGAAGATCCGCAGCCCGCTCGTCTGCGAGGCCAAGATCGGCGTGTGCGGCAAGTGCTACGGGCGTGACCTCGCTCGCGGTACGCCGGTGAACATCGGTGAAGCCGTTGGCGTCATCGCGGCGCAGTCGATCGGCGAGCCGGGCACGCAGCTGACGATGCGTACCTTCCACATCGGTGGTGCGGCACAGCTCAACGAGCAGTCGAACCTCGAGGCGCCGGTCGACGGCAAGGTCGAATACCGCGACCTGCGCGTCATCATGGACCAGCGTGGCCGCCGCGTGGTGCTCAGCCGCTCGGGCGAAATGGCGATCGTCGACATGGACGGTCGTGAGCTCTCGGTGGATCGCATCCCGTACGGTGCCTATGTGCTGTGCGACGATGGCCACATCATCAGCGCGGGCGACCGCATGGCGGAGTGGGATCCGTTCACCATGCCGGTGATCACCGAGAATCCGGGTACCGTGAAGTACCAGGACCTCATCGACGGCAAGACCCTGACCGAACAGGCCGACGAAGCGACGGGCATCACCCAGCGCGTCGTCACCGAATATCGCGGCAAGTCGAAGGAGGATCTGCGTCCTCGCCTGACCCTGCTCGACGAGAATTCGGGCGAGGCCGGCCGCTACATGCTGGCGCCGGGCGCGACGCTCTCGGTCGAGGATGGTGCGCAGGTCCAGGGCGGCGACGTTCTGGCTCGTGTCAGCCGCGAGGCTGCCAAGACCCGCGACATCACCGGCGGTCTGCCGCGCGTCGCCGAGCTGTTCGAGGCACGCAAGCCGAAGGAGAATGCGATCATCGCAAAGGTCTCCGGCCGCGTCGTGTTCGGCAAGGACTATAAGGCGAAGCGCAAGATCGGCATCCAGCCGGAGGACGGCGGCGAGGTCGTCGAGTATCTGGTGCCGAAGTCGAAGGTGATCGACGTTCAGGAAGGCGACTACGTCAAGCGTGGCGACAACCTGATCGGCGGCAGCCCGGATCCGCACGACATTCTGGAAGTGCTCGGCATCGAGCCGCTTGCGGAATATCTCGTGTCGGAAATCCAGGAAGTCTATCGACTGCAGGGCGTGAAGATCAACGACAAGCACATCGAGGTGATCGTTCGCCAGATGCTGCAGAAGGTCGAGATCACCGACGGTGGCGACACCACCCTGCTGGCGGGCGAGCAGCTCGACCGCGACGAGATGGACGAAGCCAATGCCAAGCTGGCCCCGGGCCAGCAGCCGGCACAGGGCAAGCCCATCCTGCTGGGCATCACCAAGGCGTCGCTGCAGACCCGCAGCTTCATCTCGGCCGCCTCGTTCCAGGAGACGACCCGTGTGCTCACCGAAGCTTCGGTTCAGGGCAAGATCGACTCGCTGAACGGCCTGAAGGAGAACGTGATCGTCGGCCGGCTCATCCCGGCGGGTACCGGTGCGGGCATGAACCGCCTGCGCGTGGCGGCAACCAGCCGCGACGTGGCGCTCCGCGCACAGCAGCGGGCGCTCCAGGCCGCTCTCATCGCGCCGAACAGCGCCGAGGAAGAGCATGAGGCCGAGCATGCGCGTTCTGTCCGCGACGACCAGGGCACGAGCGACGCCCTTGCGTCGGTCACCCCGAGCGGTCACGGCACTGACGAGGACGCCGGCGAGTATCTGAACGACTGA
- a CDS encoding TorF family putative porin, with protein MRTRCSAPGAKSRLFLLVGSALLSVAAALPARAQSETERSTLSVELTTDDRERGISWSDGDVSLRGTATIPLGGQGFSVTGSVATLNDSPRHGGAAVGIDLAASYAQYLGPVRLDGGVTGHFFPGSDRALSYLELGGGAGFALGPVQLDGFARYAPKQSAIGGDNFYIGAEGRMGIPVTPFTVIAGIGRSSGNVDNTLRAARLRPGGNYMDWRLGVEHVTGPSVIGIDYVDTDISDRAIVDSPYADGRNADSRLLARVGLNF; from the coding sequence ATGCGCACGCGCTGTTCCGCCCCGGGAGCCAAGTCCCGCCTGTTTCTTCTGGTCGGCAGCGCCCTTCTCTCCGTTGCCGCCGCCCTGCCCGCCCGTGCCCAGAGCGAAACGGAGCGCTCAACCCTCTCCGTGGAACTCACCACCGACGACCGCGAGCGGGGAATCAGCTGGAGCGACGGCGACGTCAGCCTGCGGGGTACGGCGACCATCCCGCTAGGGGGCCAGGGCTTCTCGGTCACGGGTTCGGTCGCGACGCTGAACGACAGCCCGCGCCACGGCGGCGCTGCGGTGGGGATCGATCTCGCCGCCAGCTACGCACAATATCTGGGACCGGTCCGCCTGGACGGTGGGGTCACCGGCCACTTCTTCCCGGGCAGCGACCGCGCGCTCAGCTATCTCGAGCTCGGCGGCGGCGCCGGCTTTGCGCTGGGACCCGTGCAACTCGACGGCTTTGCACGCTATGCGCCGAAGCAGTCGGCGATCGGCGGCGACAATTTCTACATCGGCGCGGAAGGACGCATGGGCATCCCCGTGACGCCGTTCACGGTAATCGCAGGGATCGGCCGCAGCTCCGGGAACGTCGACAACACGCTGCGCGCTGCGCGCCTGCGGCCCGGCGGCAACTACATGGACTGGCGCCTGGGCGTGGAGCATGTCACCGGGCCATCGGTGATCGGCATCGACTATGTCGATACCGACATCTCCGATCGAGCGATCGTCGACTCCCCCTATGCGGATGGCCGCAACGCGGACAGCCGGCTGCTGGCGCGGGTCGGACTCAACTTCTGA